The window tataggtcccaatggtccctgcTCTGAGCTTATATTCTTTGATGGCATGGTTTATGAAGGTTGGATGGGTtattagttcacttttgtgcatgaaggcgttttggtaattacacaaggttgtacaaggataagtgagtggtatgtTTGGACTAGGCTAATTGATAAATTAGAGccttatatggttaattaatcaattagcaacctttttgggctagattaagtgatccaagCCCATAGTGAGCTTAAATGACTTAAGCTcaataggaagcctataaatacctttttaggggttagggtttccaagtCTTGTCATTCTCCCCTTTAGTCTAGAGATAGAACCCTAGTTTTCACCCTTGAGATCACCATCTTAGtgcctagacacaaggaagagCCATCAAGCGGAAGATCATGGTATTTACGAGATATTATGACTTTGGAGCTATCTACACCGATTGGAATTGATCcgagaacatccaaatcaatgGTGTGTGgttttattctctagatctatgttttttatggtatccacatttttttttaatacgtGTTTATTTGttatgatagatttagagagcctatgATAGATTTGGATGCACCCTACACGATTCAGGGCATGAGAATGGAGTAATCCAGGGTTCCCAACACTGGCAAATCGAATCGCCGGTTTGgtccagtttttaaaaccatgatatTAAAGcctataaaaatttaaaaaaaaattatggtgaaaaatattgtgataaagGTCTTCACTTTCTCATCTAAAAACTAACTGGTAGTTAATATAATCAAGCTAATCCTCTTATCTTAAGATTTAATAGTTAGAAAGTACAAAGTAGGACATTCATTTCAGGATATTGATTATCTTGATAGTTAGGGCTGCAATTTGGGCAGGTTGATCGGGTTAATAGCTAACCCAAGTCCAACTCAAATTAGAAAACAATCAACCTAGGTTCAACCTAAACTAATTTATAACATGAGGTACTCAACCCAACTCTAACTCAACCTTATGTTTCTAAATTCGGGTTGAATTTAGATTGATGAGATTAAACTCGAGTTGATTGTGTTAGACTCGAGTTGGTCGAGTTGATTAGGTTGCATGATTCAAAATCCATTcatattggtttttaaaaacttttttctataaatttataCCAAactttaaacaataaataagataaaatttcaagataataataataataaaaaacttatatatctttctaacaaataaaaaagtatataatataattataatttgatatctgttctttaaaatctaaaaagaaaatgaatattattatgctagataataaacattataaatattgtacaaaaaattaaattgagttCAAGTTAGGCTCAAATTGTCTAAACCTTGGCCCGAGCCCAACCACATTCAGtttaggttgaaaaaaattaacccAAGCTCAATCCtagtattgaaaatatttgtccAAATATCAAGTTCGGTTTAGGTTGGGTTTGACCAACCCATTCAAATTGCACCCATATTAATACTAGATTAATAGCACTGCTTAACATATTCGATGTTGCACACTtatctcaagttcatttttcaaCAACCATTTTCCCACAAAGCAACATTATTAcattccaaatatatatatataactctaTTTTAGCTAatgaaatatatcaaattttgtaatacTAAAATTAGAGCTTTTCAAATCACGATTTTATTTTGACTTTTATcgaaagaaaaaacatatattcTACATGAGTTTGTATGTATGAATGTGTATTTTGTTACATGggtcaattttatgaaataacgAGAAAAGACAATAAAAGAATGAGAATAAGAACACACAAATCCACATGGAAAACTCTAGATGGGAAAAACCATGGACAAAGGAGAAGGAAATCCACTATATAAAATATTGGTACAAGAAGGGAGAATTAGAGCAGCTACAATAGAAGCACAACCATCATAACCCTAAACTATACACCAACACACACATGCATATGCACACTCATACCGCACTCGTGCACACgcacacgcacacacacacgCACCAAACTCTAATAGTCAAAGATAAgatatcttttaaaaagatgattttaattgaagtaataaaaaaaataaaagatgaaaaataaaatacttattaataaaaaaaatcatttaaaaaaaaacaattattaaagtGTGGCATttgtctaatttttatttttattaaatatggaaGAACTTTTATGACAACTAACATTTTCTAGATTAGTATTTATGTaaatattactattattttttaaatatgaaacaacttttatgagaattaaaatttcttggattttcatgttaagttattttttaagtcataatttttttgaaaaaagtaaaACTTTTACAAGAAGTAATATTTTCTTGACTtatatattaagttattttttaaatcataactCATTTGAGTAGagtaaaatattgattttttttcaaatacgtGTTTTATACTAGAAGTGCTTtgtaaaaacactttcaaacaAATCATAGATGTAGAAGTTCttattaaactttaaaaaatatcttttaacttTCAAAAGTTGATTCAAATAAGACTTAGAGCTCGTTTGACTaagattttaggaagtattttcaacctttttaatacttaaatttttttatcattccgatctaagaaaaaatagaagtgtttcttaaaatcactatcaaacatacttttattcatcataaaattaaaataataataataataataataataataatatatttcttataatatatctcatatttgtatattataaaaaaaaaattaattttatttcttttcaatatattttaggTTAGTTAAAACTCAAAATGAAACAATATTTtactaattatattttataaaaaaatgttcatactttttttaatcataCCCATACCAACCTAACCcaacatttcttttaaaaaaatctcatattctTATCGCATTCCATTTtaaaaagggagaattatgttttgggggtagatgggccccaaattaacaaaaggtccatgtaactcttcaaattaagtccaagacccaatgaaagtatggaaattgaattgaaagatatcatccttcagtatttccaaaaatgccctttgttgattttgaaaaaaaaaattaatatttttgaaaaatacttttatttaatttaatattttttatttaatataaattttttaaaaatacttttatgtaatataatatttttttaaaatacttttatttaatttaatttttttaaaataaatttatttaatttaatattttaaaaaatatttaatttaatatttttttaaatactttaatttaatttaatatttttgaaaaaaaattaatttattatttttgaaaaaaaattattaaaaaaattatttaacttaattttataaaatattttatatgtgttcttaaaggtatatttgtccgttactatttcatatccttcaactcaatttaaagagttatatggaccttttgttaatttgggggtccatctacccccaaaagataattctcccTTTTAAAAACTAGCCTTTATAGGGTTTATCTATCTCTGTAGCAAACATAAAGAAATTAAGTAAATctcaaatcaaggaaaataaaaacaaaaaaaataatttatattaaatgaagTTTAGTTGTATGGTTACCTTAAACAAAGGAagacaataaataaatttccatTAAAATGCAAGACcaataaaaatgtgttttatttatgttaaaataattttgtagtttttataattattttgagatccacttattattaaaataaaaaatggaaaataaagtcaatcaagtaaattaatattatatatatatatatatatatacaattaagatcgtgtttttttttttttcttagaacttaaaactaaataataattaatagtattaagtattaaatggtatatttttataatattttatttctattaaatattataaatgaaaaaaaatcaacatgtttttttctatttaaaaaaaactaaatattttaatttttttaattcaaaaaaatttataataaataataaaaaattagaaaatcgacaaaaagctaacaaaaaaaaacactctcttAGTATCAAAGTGAAAAActaaatacatacatatatatatatatatatatgcagagAATATTATTTAGCAGCAAGTttgtaattttttgaatttttattaatatttaggTGATTAGGAAGctttatgttattaattttcattcttattttctagGGATTTAGTTTATCCTAAATTCTATATGATTATTTTCTATCTGTTTAAGGAATTAGTGAATCCAAAATTCTATCTTATTGTTAAATTTTTCTCTAATGATCAAGAGTACGTTATTCTATTTACTTTTTAGTCTCTCCTTATAAGGTATCACAGCCTCTCTTGGTAGGAGATCTCCAACCTCGATATCCTAATAAAGAAAAGGTTGATTATGATTATTTGCTAATAGATTTATATCATGTTGCATGTGACAGATATTAGAATTCATGAAATATATTGCGGGtctaaataatataaattttattattttggaaaggAACTATtcggaaaagaaaataatcaataaggaaaaaaaaaaacacctttttTAATGAGTTACTCTCAATAGTTGATGGGTCGACCTTAATATATTCCAAATATAGGACACAGTTGAGAATTCTACgtacataaaagaaaaaagaaaggacacgATTATAGAAAGACAGGTGGAAAGTCTATAAATTAGGGTGTCCTTAGAAATAGTGCAACTTTATAACCAAATTAATTGTGCATGGCTGGATGAAATGGCTTGTGAGTTTTGACTTTTGAGTGCATGAGAAGGCTGTATAAGTATATAACAAGAGTGTTTTGGAGATGAAACACAGCCTCTTAAGTCTTAACCATGGAGGTCCTGAGGACTTACCTCCTCtcttcattcatattttgcttgCTCTCTCTTGCTGCTGGTCGATATGAGATAAGAAGGCTTGTTCCTTCAGGTCCTGATCCAATGGAGCCTCCTGAAACACCATCAACTTCATTTACCAAAACCCAGTTTGGGATGAAGAGGCTTGTTCCTACAGGTCCTGATCCAGTGGAGCCTCCTGAAACACCATCCACTTCATTTACCAAAACCCATTTTGGGGTGAAGAGGCTTGTTCCTTCAGGTCCTGATCCAGTGGAGCCTCCTGAAACACCATCCACTTCATTTACCAAAACCCAGTTTGGGATGAAGAGGCTTGTTCCTACAGGTCCTGATCCAGTGGAGCCTCCTGAAACACCATCCACTTCATTTACCAAAACCCATTTTGGGGTGAAGAGGCTTGTTCCTTCAGGTCCTGATCCAGTGGAGCCTCCTGAAACACCATCCACTTCATTTACCAAAACGCATTTTGGGGTGAAGAGGCTTGTTCCTTCAGGTCCTAATCCAGTGGAGCCTCCTGAAACACCATCCACTTCATTTACCAAAACCTATTTTGGGGTGAAGAGGCTTGTTCCTTCAGGTCCTAATCCACTGGAGCCTCCTGAAACACCATCCACTTCATTTACCAAAACCTATTTTGGGGTGAAGAGGCTTGTTCCTTCAGGTCCTAATCCAGTCGAGCCTCCTGAAACACCATCCACTTCATTTACCAAAACCCATTTTGGTGAAGAGGCTTGTTCCTTCAGGTCCTGATCCAGTGGAGCCTCCTGAAACACCAAGCTCGATTGCACAAGAAGAAGCTCCTCCAAGTTGGTGACCATAGAAAGGCAGGCAGTAAGGTGCCACATCTCAGAATTAAATGATACTGTATATTTCATGGGAGATCCTGGCCCTCTTCTTTGTTCTTGTAGCTGTGTTATCGTTGTGTCCATTATATCAATAGGCTAGAGGAGTAAGCATCCTAAATAATTGAGAGGTCATCATGTAAACTCATGTGGATCTCTCTatgtttctttcaaaataaGATATGTTTGGATCGgtgtgtttgataattgttttttaggacaaaataaataaaaagccaTGTTTGTTTAACACAAAATTGGTATTTTGTACGaatattatttagttattttcacgGCTGTTGTTCACGATTGCATGTATCTGCCTGCAAGATATCATTCATCTTTCTTATGGAATCCAAAGGCTTGTTCCTTCAGGACTTGGTCCTTTTCTATAGATCATGGGTTCAAAAAATAGTTGTAATTAGCATCCTA is drawn from Vitis riparia cultivar Riparia Gloire de Montpellier isolate 1030 chromosome 18, EGFV_Vit.rip_1.0, whole genome shotgun sequence and contains these coding sequences:
- the LOC117905544 gene encoding opioid growth factor receptor-like, with product MEVLRTYLLSSFIFCLLSLAAGRYEIRRLVPSGPDPMEPPETPSTSFTKTQFGMKRLVPTGPDPVEPPETPSTSFTKTHFGVKRLVPSGPDPVEPPETPSTSFTKTQFGMKRLVPTGPDPVEPPETPSTSFTKTHFGVKRLVPSGPDPVEPPETPSTSFTKTHFGVKRLVPSGPNPVEPPETPSTSFTKTYFGVKRLVPSGPNPLEPPETPSTSFTKTYFGVKRLVPSGPNPVEPPETPSTSFTKTHFGEEACSFRS